TTGACTTTTGGGTACCTCCGGCCATCGCCCGCGGCGGAACCGACGGCGGTTTCTCGTCGGATTCTGGTAACGCCCGGAGAAAGCAGAGAGGTGGGGGAggatttctctttgttttttgaGATAAAAcagaaaatgagtaaaaaaaaacttcttgtttaaataaccaattcaaaacggcaccgtttaagCCCCCATGACCCGCGCGCGATCCGACCCACTCCAGGGGGGATCCGCTTGTTTTCATGAAATGGGATATTTGTGCCCTTGGTCCCTACCATCattaatttgttttgatttaattcttctgcttgtttgtatttttttaatttgactcCGTGTTTTTACACCTATTTCATTTCGGTCCTGCATGAAACGGTGCGCTCTGATGGACTAGGATTAATTTCCCATATAGTCCTCTCGTTTCTGCAGCGTGTTACAGTTTGCCtctcttttagttttttttcttttatttcaatttgaccGTTTAACTTTTTTTGTTCCATTTTAGTCCTGTGAAGTGCTGCGTTTTGGGAGGTGGGGATATTTTTCCCTTTAGTCCTTCCTTGTTATTCACACACTCAATTCGATTctttccttttaaattatttacagATCTGCCCCCCCGAATTTCTGTTTTAAGaccaaattagtccttttttttatctattcacccattttattataatttaaacttcaaaatttattttaacttcaatttgAGCCTTGGTCTGTTTAATTCcaagtttattttgtttatttattcatttttgttttgttttgtttatttatttatttattcttgcatttacttatttctttattttctggTATGTATAGTTTATCATATTGTTTATTTCTCTACTTACACtacattattattgttgtttattGCTATCATTCTTATTAatgtttaattcattttatacctctaatattagaataaacaattaatatggttattgttattattggatgattattgttataattatgtcaatattattttatgctttatgatttattatttattgttatatcTACTAATAAAGTTATTTcatgttatattattattgtactttgtattgtataaaataaatgttagtccttatactatatttgcataaattaaatttacatctcatcaaatattatgttaatccatactcaaataaataaataaaaaaacttcaaaataaagcAACAGGTTGTATTTAGAAATTCAagaaaatcgtgccctaacttacggggtttcaattttctcgaAAACTCGAATACACGAATCGTTTCaatcaaaacttttaaatattattgggAATTTataaaagatcgtgttctaacttacagGATATGATCTCTTTTAATAAAATCCGAAATAATTGAgcttttccaaaaataattttttttaggcaTTTATTCTCACATCGGGAATTTTtgatattgtgtcctaacttacgggacgtgatttttttctcgaataacgtgaaaatATGCCTTTCTCTCTAAACTTATACAAGTTTTTATACAAGGAttgtatcttttaaaatttttcaaaattttcattttcgacattaagacataaactaatcaactaggtaccaattttgggcgttacgagggtgctaatccttcttcgtacgtaaccgactcccgaacccatttttctaaatttcgtagaTCAAAACcgttgtttaaataaattaaattatttatcaaaaacaaCTACTTTTTTGAGGCgatctgatcacacctcattaaaaaaggatcggtggcgactcccattttcgttttcatttttaaaacccaagttgaccccgtttttaatcaaaaatggtgtcaacagcttggcgactccactggggataccaaaataagagagtcaagctacgagttgattatttcttgtctttttgtcgaaaattgtaaagttgatttaaaattacGGTCCTTTTATCGCATTCTTATGGTTTGCATTACTTTCACATGTTTTCTTTATTGGTTAAAGTCTTTTTGTTTTTgcgcattgcattgcatgaccgttggtcacacctcttaagtgggagtgagaagctacgccttcgtgaggttttcacctccgcatgggatagtgaatcgcttccgggatacatccgtacctatgtcttcgtgagagtTTCGtctccgcatggccatagggaaatgtattcccctgaactgaactcagtccgtatgagcctataatgggtaaggattgaggaatctgctggttctgGTACCctactttagaaccgaaccacATGCAATGAGCCATAAGAACCGACCTAGGTAGAGCTACGCCAAACCTTAGTGCTTACCCAAATGGATGCTGTATTTATTGTCATTTACTTTAAATCCTGTTCTATGTAATACTAATTTTGCTTCGTTTGTGATTGCATGGCATTTTCATTctaaaagaggtgttgattcatgttcaGTATCTAAAacgaaagcttatcatggaaaaaagatttcttgataaagtagaaGATAATGCAGCTGTGCGagtgtgatagcccgaaatagggcctaatcggaatagtggtttcgtaaccacaaatccgaagtgaaatagtttaattttataaatttttattagttactgattgattgaaatattgtgtgaaaatatggatagaaaattttaatgctttagtgcttaattgaatttttaggactaaattgagaaaaatgcaaagtgtgtctaattagtgattaaatgacttaattgaattattgcatgaaattggaagtgtttatgtggcaattagaccatgaattagtgttatggacacaaaagggtatttctagaaaaatatctaagtaatgggtcaagggcatttttgtccaaattgaataaaagacaaaataaagatgaaaacaagtgttcatcttcttaaaatcagacgtttgctgccaaaaaaattcatgtcaccatagctagggttcttgaacttcctaagctcaattgtaagtgatttcttgccccgtttttgattattttcgtatttttatgcttattgaagcttgaatttcatgtttctaccatttaatttaaatgaaattaaagtttaaaattgacccattcatgatataattgtaaattgattagtgatgttagataatgaatgtttgaagtgttaattacaagttttactagatgaattttgatgaaaatgttgaaaagggctaaattgtgaaagatgataaagtgtgcataaagttgtgattttgtgaaattgagggctgttatgagcatgaaatatgatttagtgaagtttgaaatttaaaatttagtgaattttatttttacgagcttagggacaaaagtggaatttttgaaaagtttaggaaaaaatgtaaatttgccaaaatgttgtgtatgatttgtatttgaatgaaatgttgataaaatgtattaaattgtgttaatatagatcaagaaagaagaaatagtggaagtgatcgggaaagagaaagttatcgactaaattacaaaatagtcgttttgcatccgaggtaagttatatgtaaataatagttatatttgtataaattgtgaattatatttgatatgtgaattaatattgaatgtggaaggaaaattgttcatgaattattcaagtaataaagtgttaagtgtaaattcggttgaacttaggaatagaattggatacaagtgacatgtcactagagacccgATGTTACAaatgttacagtgttacagtgagtccggtcttgggtgatctagcatgtgttgcagacactgACGACTTGTGTGAGCGGGCCGTGGACATTTcagtgttattgatcggtggtagccggctacatttcggtggtaaccggctacatatcgatggtaaccggctacatatcgattaatggcacttatgtgctaaatctctacgtatccgtgtatattccaactgttcaacgggattaataatgaattaaagtgaatatgaaatgttaagtgtgaaaatgtatatgcaagtgaattggtaagattgtgcatgtgtaagtgattgaaattgctaagaaatattttgattagttatatgttaaaagtgttaattattaaatgagtaattattgtttacatgtaacttactaagctatttatagcttacacatctctttctttcctttgttttatagtgatttgaacttgatcgaatagtggaccgtcggagctcgtatcatactatcatagccatctcggtattatgtgcttttcaaaatgtttgaactatggcatgtatagagtcttaatcattttgagcatgttcaaatgatatggctaagattagctattgaaatggttagtaaagattatgttttggtattatgtatgtgtaaatggtaactaattcaaagaagcagtttctttgacagcagcagtgacgtgaatgtaaaaattcaccataaatagtagaaatggaattagagagtgaattatatatggaattaaatcttatcaagtctatttttatatgaaagaaatgatgtaggaaaaggaattctgtattttgagatatttgaattttagtgagacagggtcagaatggttttgaagtccctgttctgactttagaaaatcattataaattgtacagaaagaattatgggtcataatttatatgtgtagatttcttagtgagtctattttcaaaataaaaaaacgataaccttatatgtattctgtacaaagagataattgatttttagtgccgagaggtcagatctgtcgagctgtgaaacaggggatactttaatgaataaactgtactaattggccaagtcaaaaattctgaaaaatttatggtaagtagtaatatgagtctagtttcagggaaaatttacggatttaaattttgagttctgtaactcgagttataattaaattagtgacagttatacaggtagacagttttgctgtgaacagtgaatttaattttaaaagcaaatttttatgctccgaattggtaagttaaattggatgacatctcgtactcgattccggcaacggtctcgggtaaggggtgttacagtgagtATGGGCTGAGACGACGCAACGGGGGAAAGGCGATAGTCTTACCGAAGGGCACGTGTCAGAATTGTGGGATTTCACCCGTATCAGTGTAATCCAGAATGACCTTCGAGAAATGAAAGAAGTCTGGGATCAATGGGATGTCGAGACCAAGCAGCTGTTCTATTGTAACTACGGTGACCTGCCTTATCTGCTCAGTGTCAAAGTGGACAAGTATTTATTTCGGGCCCTTGCtcagttttggaatcctgcctACAGTTGTTTCACTTTTGGGAAAGTAGATTTGACACCTACTGTGGAGGAGTATACGACCTTGCTTCGGTGCCCAAAGAGTCAAGTCGACAAGGCTTATTCTAGAGCTGCTTGTGTCCCTCCGTtgttaaagaaattaatgaacATCACTGGGATGAGCGAGCAGTGGGTTGCTACCCGAATCCAACAGAAAGGCGACAGTAAATGCGTTCATTGGAAAAGCTTACGAGATTTGGTGCTTGTACATCCTGACGTAAAGAAAAGGGTCGATGTCTTCGCTTTAGGTACCTACGGATTAGTGGTCTTCCCCAAAGCTTTAGGACACGTAGACGAGGCTGTATCTGATTTGTTTGATCGGCTTAGTAAAGGGGTTACACCGGTTCCGGCAATACTGGCTGAAACTTTTAGATCCTTCAATACGTGTCGAAAAACAGGTGAGGGAAGGTTTATTGGATGCACGCAGCTTTTATTGGCATGGTTTCATAGCCATTTCTGGAAAGTGGAAAATGTCTCTTATCGGGTATTCTCTGATAGCTACTCCCCTCTAGAAGAATTGGTGGCCACGCCAAGACGGGATGATATTTCAGAAGAAAGATGGATAGAGATACTCCAGAATCTCCAGGATGAAGATATTGAATGGAGGGCTCCTTGGTTAATTCCTGATGAGATATTGTACCGATGTGGAGATTTCGACTAGATTCCTCTGCTCGGGATATGGAGAGCTATCGAATATGCTCCTCTACTCGTATCTAGGTAATATAGATCACGACAATTCGTACCAGCAATGCAGGGGTTGACCTATTGTAATTTTTCCTATAGGGAGgacaattacaagaaaaaggttcGAGAAATGTCTAATGCTTAGAACCaaactcgccgaatgaagaTCTTAGCCGTGGGTCTGACGATAACCGCCGAGTATAGTCAGTGGCGTGATCAAAGGATCAACGACAATATCCCGGTATCAAATCCAGAAACTGCTCGATCTTTAGAGGAACACCTACAAGTATTTCCTTCTGAGatagaaatcatcaaacaagaATTTGAAAAGAGGAGTTTGGAGTTAGGTAAGAAAATAGAGCAACTAGAGGAAGAAAAAATACAGTTAGGACTAGATGTGGACATTCAAAGACTGGAGGCCGACAAattgagaaaaggaaagaacaagGCAGAAGAAGATTTAGACAGCCTGAAGACCGATTACAAGAAGTTGCGTAGGTCAATAAGAACTGCTGGCTTGGGTAAAACACTAGAACAATGGCGACAGGAAATTCAGGAGGAAAAAACGAAAGCTAAtcagtgggaaaagaaatttcaggaTACTCGAGCTCGAGAAGTTGCTTTA
This genomic stretch from Gossypium raimondii isolate GPD5lz chromosome 6, ASM2569854v1, whole genome shotgun sequence harbors:
- the LOC105772069 gene encoding uncharacterized protein LOC105772069, with translation MKEVWDQWDVETKQLFYCNYGDLPYLLSVKVDKYLFRALAQFWNPAYSCFTFGKVDLTPTVEEYTTLLRCPKSQVDKAYSRAACVPPLLKKLMNITGMSEQWVATRIQQKGDSKCVHWKSLRDLVLVHPDVKKRVDVFALGTYGLVVFPKALGHVDEAVSDLFDRLSKGVTPVPAILAETFRSFNTCRKTGEGRFIGCTQLLLAWFHSHFWKVENVSYRVFSDSYSPLEELVATPRRDDISEERWIEILQNLQDEDIEWRAPWLIPDEILYRCGDFD